From the Streptomyces syringium genome, one window contains:
- a CDS encoding zinc ribbon domain-containing protein YjdM has protein sequence MTDTLPPCPECSSAYTYEMGALLVCPECGHEWSLTSAEPTDGGEGGVIRDAVGNVLADGDTVTVIKSLKVKGSPTGIKAGTKVRNIRLVEGVDGHDIDCKVDGFGPMQLKSSVVKKA, from the coding sequence GTGACCGACACCCTGCCGCCGTGCCCCGAGTGCTCCAGCGCGTACACCTACGAGATGGGCGCGCTCCTGGTCTGCCCTGAATGCGGCCACGAGTGGTCGCTCACCTCCGCCGAACCCACGGACGGCGGCGAGGGCGGCGTGATCAGGGATGCGGTCGGCAACGTACTCGCCGACGGTGACACGGTGACGGTCATCAAGAGCCTGAAGGTCAAGGGCAGCCCGACCGGGATCAAGGCGGGCACCAAGGTGCGCAACATCCGTCTCGTGGAGGGTGTGGACGGCCACGACATCGACTGCAAGGTCGACGGATTCGGTCCCATGCAGCTCAAGTCCAGCGTCGTCAAGAAGGCCTGA